TTACCCGGTATTTTTTCGCTAGGGAGTACAGGGTGTCTCCTTTTTTTACAATATAAATCCCCGCTTCAGTCTCCACGGGAACCTCAAGCTGCTGTCCAGCTTTAATAAAGTCTGAAGGCAGTGAGTTCACTTCCTGCAGCATTTCCACGGAGGTATCGAATTGCTTCGCCAGGCTGTATAAAGTATCTCCTTTTTTCACCGTATAAAAGGATCCGATCGCATCTGTATCCTTTTGGCCAATTCCAAACAGAAGCCCTGCTGCAACCGATCCGGCTACTGCTATGCCAATCAGTTCTTTATTTCGCTGCAATTGCATCTTGCGCTTTTGTTCTCTGATTCTCTGTTTTCTCGTTTGTCTGTAGGTAATCAAGTCGCTTCTCCCCCAATAAAAATAAACTCCTTTACAGAAATTCGATAAAAAACAGGTTTTTATGTACATAATAATGGGTATATAGGAAAGTTTTTCTCCTCTAAAATAGTTGTATTTTTCAAAAAACTTTACAATACCTTGTCCCTATTGCTTTTTTCGTGCATATATCCTCAACCAAGCTAATAAAATGTTACAAACCTGACAAAGAGAGTGTTTGAGGTGAGGAGTCGTTTGAACAATATGAGAATTCAGCCGGGGACATGATTAATCTTAGTAATATCCAGAAGGGTCAACCTTCTGCCGCAACGGAAAGTTTATTGCGGGATGCAGTATTGGCCGATAAAAGCGAGTCTCATTTCACACTTCTCACATCCAATTTAGGGAGGGCGAGTGGTGTGCACGATTACATCAAAGAGAGAACAATCAAGATTGGAAAGTATATCGTGGAGACGAGAAAAACAGTTCGCGTCATAGCGAAGGAGTTTGGCGTATCCAAAAGTACAGTCCATAAAGACCTGACAGAAAGATTGCCTGAGATCAACCCTGACCTTGCCAATGAAGTAAAAGAAATTCTTGATTATCATAAATCAATCCGTCACCTGAGGGGTGGGGAAGCCACAAAGATGAAATACCGCAAAGAGGAAAGGGAAGAAGAGCCGGTTAAGTGAAAAAAGTTTGAAACAAACAGATTGGAGGGACCGTAATTCAGCTGTGTGATCATTGCCAACATAAGAATGGAAAATGCCCAGCTTAGATCCAGAAAAGCCGGGCATCGCCACAGAAGGCGTGTATGATTCTGCTTTTATACATAGCGGAGGCTGCCGCCTTTTTATTATGGGGAAAAAGGGACAAGCCTTCATTCTTCGTTGTGAAAATGTTCCAGGCCAATGTAGTCAGCCTCCATTGCTGACTTGGAAATTGGAAGAACTGACCAAAGCAAAATTCAACAAATTATATCAAATTTTTCATCATGCAGTTACTTATTTCCTATCATTGTGATAAAATAAACAATTAGGGTAGAATATGGTTCGCAGATTGCGGCAGCGTCTGTGTAATCTCGGACATCGTGATCTATTTTTACATAGATGAGGCTTTTCGTCAGCAGAGATAACGAGGCTTAATCAGCCGCAGCCAGCCATTTGTCAAGGAGGAAAAAGCAAAATGTTTGCAAGGGATATCGGGATTGACCTTGGTACGGCCAATGTGTTGATCCATGTTAAAGGTCGAGGAATTGTTTTGAATGAACCGTCTGTTGTGGCGATCGATAAGAACACTAACAAGGTTTTGGCTGTTGGGGAAGAGGCTCGCAAAATGGTTGGGCGTACACCTGGCAATATCGTAGCGATCCGTCCGTTGAAAGATGGAGTTATTGCTGATTTCGACGTTACGGAATCTATGCTTAAACATTTTATCAATAAATTGAATGTAAAGGGCTTTCTGTCCAAGCCGCGCATCCTGATTTGCTGTCCAACAAACATCACGAGCGTTGAGCAGAAAGCAATCAGGGAAGCTGCTGAAAAGAGCGGCGGCAAGAAGGTTTACCTTGAAGAAGAGCCTAAGGTTGCGGCAATCGGCGCAGGCATGGATATTTTCCAGCCTAGCGGGAACATGGTTGTTGACATTGGCGGTGGAACGACTGATGTAGCGGTCCTATCAATGGGAGACATCGTTACATCTCAATCGATTAAAATGGCTGGCGACAAGTTTGATGCTGAAATTTTAAATTATATTAAACGTGAATATAAGCTGTTAATCGGTGAGAGAACAGCTGAAAATATCAAGATCCAAATCGGTACTGTTTTCCCGGGCAGCCGCAGCGAGGAAATGGAAATTCGCGGCCGTGATATGGTATCCGGTCTTCCACGCACAATTACAGTGCGTTCTGAAGAAATTGAAAAAGCTTTGAGAGAATCAGTTGCAGTCATCGTCCAGGCGGCAAAAACAGTGCTGGAAAAGACTCCGCCTGAATTGTCCGCTGACATCATTGACCGAGGCGTCATCCTGACTGGCGGAGGAGCATTGCTTCACGGAATCGATCAGCTGATGCAGGAAGAATTGAAAGTGCCAGTATTGATTGCCGATAACCCAATGGATTGTGTTGCAATCGGCACTGGTATTATGCTTGATAATATCGACCGTATCGCAGGTCGCCGCAGAATCGTCTAAAATAAAATCTGGAATTTCTTGGGTGTAAGTGCCGGGGGATTTCCAGATTTTTTTACTTTTTACCCTTTTTTTCTGGAATAAAACCCAAAATCCTACATTTTCCTGCAAATTTTTAATGTTTATTGCCGATATATTTCTTATAATAGAAAGTAGTGAAAAAATTTCCTGTTATAGATTTTTGACTTAGATAACTGTCTAGCTCCAGCGCCTAGCCCCTCGAGGTCGCTTCGGTCCGCCCAATGAAGTCAAAGAACGACTTCACTCGTCGGACCTCCAGCGCTTGTCGGGGCTGACCAAGGCGCTTGCGCTTTTCGTAAGAGGTGGAAACATGTTCAGAGGATTTTACACAGTAGCTTCCGGTATGCTTGCGCAGCAGCGCAGGACGGAAATGCTGACGAATAATATGTCCAATGCCAATACGCCAGGCTATAAGGCAGACCAGGCGGGAATGAGGGCGTTCCCGGATATGCTGCTCCAGCGATTTGACAAGCAGCAAATTCCGACGGAGAAAGGCCTGAATTTGCCGTTTGCCAAAGAAATTGGCACGATCAATACAGGTGTATACATGCAAGAAGCAATTCCGAAATTCATCCAGGGGGATTTGCGCGAAACTGCACGTAAGACGGATGTGGCATTGCTCGATATAAATATGCCCGAAAATGGTTCAGTATTTTTTACAGTGCGCAACATGGATGGTACAGTTCGTTATACAAGGAATGGAAACTTCACGATTGATGCGCAGGGATATTTGACGACCGGCAGCGGCCACTATGTGCTGGATTCAGCAGGCCGGCAGATCCAGCTCTCGAGCGACCGTTTTACCGTCAATGAGGGCGGTGTCCTGACAGGAGAAAATGGAGAAAGCGCAACTCTTGGTGTTGCCTATGCAAACAATCCGCTGCGGATGATAAAAGAAGGCGACGGACTTTTCCGTACAGAAGATGGCGGCGAGTTGCCGACTGCTTTTGGCACAGCTGGCGTTCAGTTCAGGACGCAACAGGGTTTCCTGGAGCAATCCAACGTCGATATCAGCAAGACGATGACCGACATGATGTCAGCTTATCGAGCTTTCGAAGCGAACCAAAAGATTCTTCAGGCTTATGATAAAAGCATGGAAAAGGCAGCGAACGAAATTGGACGGTTATAATCTGAATTTTGGACAAAAATATCCCGTGCCTGGCTCTGGCACGCATTGAGGTATAAAATATGAACAGAACAATGATTACCGCGACTAATACATTATCCCAGCTGCAAAAGCAGATGGACCTGATCAGCAACAATCTTGCGAATATTGATACGGCTGGATACAAACGCCGTGAAGCGTCTTTTACCGACCTGCTTGTGCAGGAATACC
This DNA window, taken from Mesobacillus boroniphilus, encodes the following:
- a CDS encoding flagellar hook-basal body protein, whose amino-acid sequence is MFRGFYTVASGMLAQQRRTEMLTNNMSNANTPGYKADQAGMRAFPDMLLQRFDKQQIPTEKGLNLPFAKEIGTINTGVYMQEAIPKFIQGDLRETARKTDVALLDINMPENGSVFFTVRNMDGTVRYTRNGNFTIDAQGYLTTGSGHYVLDSAGRQIQLSSDRFTVNEGGVLTGENGESATLGVAYANNPLRMIKEGDGLFRTEDGGELPTAFGTAGVQFRTQQGFLEQSNVDISKTMTDMMSAYRAFEANQKILQAYDKSMEKAANEIGRL
- a CDS encoding rod shape-determining protein, yielding MFARDIGIDLGTANVLIHVKGRGIVLNEPSVVAIDKNTNKVLAVGEEARKMVGRTPGNIVAIRPLKDGVIADFDVTESMLKHFINKLNVKGFLSKPRILICCPTNITSVEQKAIREAAEKSGGKKVYLEEEPKVAAIGAGMDIFQPSGNMVVDIGGGTTDVAVLSMGDIVTSQSIKMAGDKFDAEILNYIKREYKLLIGERTAENIKIQIGTVFPGSRSEEMEIRGRDMVSGLPRTITVRSEEIEKALRESVAVIVQAAKTVLEKTPPELSADIIDRGVILTGGGALLHGIDQLMQEELKVPVLIADNPMDCVAIGTGIMLDNIDRIAGRRRIV
- the spoIIID gene encoding sporulation transcriptional regulator SpoIIID, with the translated sequence MHDYIKERTIKIGKYIVETRKTVRVIAKEFGVSKSTVHKDLTERLPEINPDLANEVKEILDYHKSIRHLRGGEATKMKYRKEEREEEPVK